In Nitrosarchaeum koreense MY1, one genomic interval encodes:
- a CDS encoding DUF47 domain-containing protein, with protein sequence MYSGELEVQAKRKAIAVLQDEINRILNAARELATLPDLMMKKDKTGIKNSLEQISTIEEEVENLRRKITREVADVGGLIMNRENLLNTAYTMDEIAGYITGIAFKLSNIKITTLKSAKLDEDITKLIELVVDEVYKLNEIIRSLNTNTANAIELAQETQKIEREIDIKYRHATIKLLSEVTNTKELLLIKDVIEGIEEMSDKCQRVSDSFILLALSL encoded by the coding sequence ATGTATAGCGGAGAGCTTGAAGTTCAAGCAAAAAGAAAGGCTATAGCAGTTTTACAAGACGAAATCAACCGAATCTTAAATGCTGCCAGAGAACTTGCAACACTACCAGATTTGATGATGAAAAAAGACAAAACAGGTATTAAAAATTCATTGGAGCAAATATCAACTATCGAAGAAGAAGTAGAAAATCTTAGAAGAAAAATAACTAGAGAAGTTGCTGACGTTGGCGGTTTAATCATGAATAGAGAAAATCTCCTAAACACAGCATATACAATGGATGAGATTGCAGGTTACATTACTGGAATCGCATTCAAACTTTCAAACATCAAGATTACTACATTAAAGAGCGCAAAGTTAGACGAAGATATTACAAAGTTGATTGAGCTGGTTGTAGACGAGGTTTACAAACTAAATGAAATCATACGTAGTCTAAATACCAACACTGCTAATGCCATTGAACTTGCACAAGAAACACAAAAAATAGAACGTGAGATAGACATCAAATATAGACATGCCACAATCAAGCTTTTATCAGAAGTTACTAACACGAAAGAACTATTACTGATAAAAGATGTAATCGAAGGAATTGAAGAAATGTCAGACAAATGTCAGCGTGTCTCTGATTCTTTCATATTATTAGCACTGAGTCTATAA
- a CDS encoding 3-hydroxyacyl-CoA dehydrogenase — MNLNNITVLGSGIMGHGIAQVSATAGYNVVLRDIEQGFLDKAMEKIRWSLDKLATKGKITQQEADSIYSRITPIVNLADAVKNAQLVIEVVPEIMDLKKKVYAELDSVAGKDVIFASNTSTLPITEIANTTSRPDKFIGIHFFNPPQLMKLVEVIPGEKTSHEIVDLTLEYVKSVKKESVICRRDVPGFIINRLFIPMVHEACYMMDRTGATMTEIDSAVKFKLGFPMGIFELADFTGMDVIHKATTEMYLRDKKVILPHPTIEKMFDAKKLGQKSGEGFYKYSDDKYERVALSEEMAQKCNPIQLVANILNNAAWLVSNKASDIEEIEKAVFLGLGLKKPLFETAKEIGIKNIVNELKQLASKHGKFYEPDPLLISMQ; from the coding sequence ATGAATCTCAATAACATCACAGTGTTAGGTTCTGGGATTATGGGTCATGGTATTGCACAGGTTTCAGCTACTGCAGGATACAATGTAGTTTTAAGAGATATCGAGCAGGGATTTTTAGATAAAGCGATGGAGAAGATCAGATGGAGTTTAGACAAATTAGCAACTAAAGGAAAAATAACACAACAAGAAGCAGATTCTATTTATTCAAGAATAACGCCAATTGTAAATCTTGCAGATGCTGTAAAAAATGCACAGTTAGTTATTGAGGTAGTGCCAGAAATTATGGATTTAAAGAAAAAAGTTTATGCAGAACTAGATTCAGTTGCAGGTAAAGATGTAATATTTGCATCAAACACAAGCACTCTACCAATTACGGAAATCGCAAACACAACATCACGTCCAGATAAATTCATTGGAATTCATTTTTTTAATCCACCTCAATTGATGAAATTAGTGGAAGTGATCCCAGGTGAAAAGACATCACATGAGATAGTTGATTTAACTTTAGAGTATGTAAAATCGGTAAAAAAAGAGTCAGTAATTTGCAGACGAGATGTTCCAGGTTTTATCATCAATAGATTATTCATTCCAATGGTTCATGAAGCATGTTACATGATGGACAGAACAGGAGCAACGATGACTGAAATTGATTCGGCAGTAAAATTCAAGCTTGGTTTTCCAATGGGTATTTTTGAGCTAGCTGACTTTACTGGAATGGATGTAATACACAAAGCAACTACAGAGATGTATCTTAGAGATAAAAAAGTGATTTTGCCACACCCAACAATTGAAAAAATGTTTGATGCAAAAAAACTTGGCCAAAAATCAGGGGAAGGATTTTACAAATACTCTGACGATAAATATGAACGTGTTGCATTATCTGAAGAGATGGCACAAAAATGCAATCCAATTCAACTTGTTGCAAATATTTTAAACAATGCAGCGTGGCTTGTTTCTAACAAAGCAAGCGATATTGAAGAAATTGAAAAAGCTGTGTTTCTCGGGCTAGGATTAAAAAAACCGCTCTTTGAGACAGCAAAAGAAATAGGAATTAAAAATATTGTAAACGAGTTAAAGCAATTAGCATCAAAACATGGTAAATTTTACGAGCCAGATCCGCTGTTAATTTCCATGCAGTAA
- a CDS encoding UbiA family prenyltransferase: MQQDRTSEWFVPKIGPRNFRIGIGMLFLPYTAIVTCFALWGSLVTDFTLDRIVSIGIIYFLAVGVAAHFLDAVGGKTKPWGTLPKRKITSIAISSLVIVFTIGLYYAFLDSPLLFPIGIIEGFFLFAYNLELFGGKFHNNISTIISWGILPVFAGSAIQSNSISIETIILSCISAGITYVLITTSRKYKELKKEGIESSKIKNKENILKIITLVVLSGTILFFILRV; the protein is encoded by the coding sequence ATGCAACAAGACAGAACCTCAGAATGGTTTGTCCCAAAGATTGGTCCAAGAAACTTTAGAATTGGAATTGGAATGTTGTTTTTACCTTATACTGCCATTGTTACATGTTTTGCATTATGGGGTTCACTTGTAACTGATTTTACTCTTGACAGAATAGTTTCAATAGGAATAATCTATTTTCTTGCAGTAGGAGTAGCAGCTCACTTTCTTGATGCAGTAGGTGGAAAAACTAAACCTTGGGGAACACTACCAAAAAGAAAAATAACATCAATTGCAATATCATCACTTGTAATTGTATTTACTATTGGACTATACTATGCATTTTTGGATTCTCCGTTACTATTCCCCATAGGAATAATTGAAGGATTTTTTCTGTTTGCATATAATCTAGAACTTTTTGGTGGAAAATTTCACAACAACATATCAACCATAATATCTTGGGGGATTTTACCAGTATTTGCAGGATCTGCAATACAATCAAACTCAATTTCAATTGAGACAATAATTTTAAGCTGTATTTCTGCAGGAATAACTTATGTTCTAATAACAACATCTAGAAAATACAAAGAACTCAAAAAAGAAGGAATTGAAAGTAGTAAAATCAAAAATAAAGAAAATATTCTAAAAATAATCACATTAGTGGTGTTATCAGGAACTATTTTGTTTTTTATTTTACGAGTTTAA
- a CDS encoding ArsR/SmtB family transcription factor yields MDDASEIFAAISDEQSREIIKLVTNTELTIQQISSMLDIPLSTAYRKTRKLEELEIIKKTKVIRTLEGLDESYYKNWINEIVVTYRDGELSFKLERIKMEDKIVRLWQKFSE; encoded by the coding sequence ATGGACGATGCAAGTGAGATCTTCGCCGCAATATCTGACGAACAAAGTAGAGAAATAATAAAACTAGTTACAAACACAGAACTAACTATTCAACAAATTTCCAGTATGCTAGACATTCCATTATCAACGGCATATAGAAAGACAAGAAAATTGGAAGAATTAGAGATAATCAAGAAAACCAAAGTTATACGAACGCTTGAAGGACTTGATGAAAGCTATTATAAAAATTGGATAAATGAAATCGTAGTTACTTATAGAGATGGAGAATTATCCTTCAAATTAGAACGTATAAAGATGGAAGATAAAATTGTAAGACTCTGGCAAAAATTTTCAGAGTAA
- a CDS encoding C2H2-type zinc finger protein, giving the protein MGFFKKIACDVCNRKFSHQEELMNHKQIVHGKDLQYDCKECKKYFSNMEDMRTHLQREHSYKKDR; this is encoded by the coding sequence ATGGGATTTTTTAAGAAAATTGCATGTGATGTTTGTAATAGAAAATTTTCTCACCAAGAAGAATTGATGAATCACAAGCAGATTGTACATGGAAAAGATCTGCAATATGATTGTAAAGAATGTAAAAAATATTTTTCAAATATGGAAGATATGAGAACCCATTTACAAAGAGAACACAGTTACAAAAAAGACAGATAA
- a CDS encoding class I SAM-dependent methyltransferase produces MSIYSPKNLVPKFFANTSRSYDKIVRYATFGKDMLWKRHILDKIHGKSILDLACGTGILTRMIAQKFQDDTIVGVDITPSYLDVAKSNSKSFKNILFVHQDAEDLKIGQKFDSIVSSYIPKYCDAQTLIKKCILHLNPNGVIILHDFTYPNNIFIQNLWNFYFVLLRFIGYFIPTWNDAFVELPKLIRSSNWLENYVSAMKKYGLDVEVEYLTLNSCAVIVGQKLNS; encoded by the coding sequence TTGTCAATTTATTCTCCAAAAAACCTCGTACCAAAATTTTTTGCAAATACGTCTAGATCATATGATAAAATTGTTAGATACGCAACATTTGGTAAAGATATGCTTTGGAAAAGACACATTCTTGATAAAATTCATGGGAAATCTATCTTAGATTTGGCATGTGGTACTGGAATATTGACTAGAATGATTGCACAAAAATTTCAAGATGACACTATAGTAGGTGTTGACATTACTCCTAGTTATCTTGATGTTGCAAAATCCAATTCTAAATCATTTAAAAATATTTTATTTGTTCATCAAGATGCCGAAGATCTCAAAATTGGACAAAAATTCGATTCAATTGTATCATCCTACATTCCAAAATATTGTGATGCCCAAACATTAATCAAAAAATGTATTTTACACTTAAATCCAAACGGAGTAATAATCTTACATGATTTCACATACCCTAACAATATTTTTATTCAAAATCTCTGGAATTTTTATTTTGTTTTATTGCGCTTTATCGGATATTTTATCCCAACTTGGAATGATGCATTTGTTGAACTTCCAAAACTAATTCGTTCAAGTAATTGGCTTGAAAATTATGTTTCTGCTATGAAAAAATATGGTTTAGATGTAGAGGTTGAATACTTGACGCTCAATTCATGTGCAGTGATAGTAGGACAAAAATTAAACTCGTAA
- the tuf gene encoding translation elongation factor EF-1 subunit alpha, whose protein sequence is MAVKPHLNLIVTGHIDNGKSTTMGHFLMDLGVVDDRTIAAHAAESEKTGKGDTFKYAWVMDNIKDERERGITIDLAFQKFETPKYFFTLIDAPGHRDFIKNMITGASEADAAILVLSAKEGETDTAIAAGGQAREHAFLLKTLGVGQIIVAINKMDAVEYKEAAYKAAKEKGEKLVRSVGYKLENVPFIPVSGWKGDNLVKKSENMPWYTGKTLIQAFDDFTVAEKPIGKPLRVPIQDVYTITGVGTVPVGRVETGIMKAGQKIIVMPSGALGEIKSIETHHTEMPTAEAGDNIGFNLRGIEKKDIKRGDVLGTPDAPPKVAKEFKAQIIVIHHPTAIAPGYTPVMHCHTSQVAATVTEFLQRINPATGAVEEENPKFLKVGDAAIVKIRPVRPTCIETFQEFPEMGRFALRDMGATIAAGIVKEITEEYKP, encoded by the coding sequence ATGGCAGTTAAACCACACTTGAACCTGATTGTTACAGGTCATATTGATAATGGAAAATCAACAACTATGGGTCATTTCTTAATGGATCTCGGTGTTGTAGATGATAGAACTATTGCAGCACACGCAGCCGAATCCGAGAAGACCGGAAAAGGTGATACTTTCAAGTACGCTTGGGTTATGGATAATATTAAAGATGAAAGAGAAAGAGGAATTACAATTGATCTTGCTTTCCAAAAATTTGAGACACCAAAATACTTCTTTACATTAATTGATGCACCTGGTCACAGGGACTTTATCAAAAACATGATTACTGGTGCTTCTGAAGCAGATGCTGCTATTCTAGTGCTTTCTGCAAAAGAAGGTGAAACTGACACTGCAATTGCTGCAGGTGGTCAAGCAAGAGAACATGCATTTTTGCTTAAAACACTCGGTGTAGGCCAAATCATTGTTGCAATTAACAAAATGGATGCTGTCGAATACAAAGAGGCAGCATACAAAGCAGCAAAAGAAAAAGGTGAAAAGCTAGTTAGATCTGTCGGTTATAAATTAGAAAATGTTCCATTTATTCCAGTTTCTGGATGGAAGGGCGACAACTTGGTTAAAAAATCTGAAAACATGCCATGGTATACTGGAAAGACACTCATTCAAGCATTTGATGACTTTACCGTAGCTGAAAAACCAATTGGTAAACCACTACGTGTTCCAATTCAAGACGTTTACACAATTACTGGTGTAGGCACTGTGCCTGTAGGTAGAGTTGAAACTGGTATCATGAAAGCAGGACAAAAAATTATTGTAATGCCTTCTGGTGCACTAGGAGAAATCAAATCAATTGAAACTCACCACACTGAAATGCCAACTGCAGAAGCAGGTGACAACATTGGATTCAACCTCAGAGGTATTGAAAAGAAAGATATCAAAAGAGGAGATGTGCTTGGAACTCCTGATGCACCACCAAAGGTTGCAAAAGAATTCAAAGCACAAATTATTGTTATTCATCACCCAACTGCAATTGCACCTGGTTATACTCCAGTAATGCACTGTCACACTTCACAAGTAGCAGCAACTGTAACTGAATTCTTGCAAAGAATTAATCCAGCTACAGGAGCAGTTGAAGAAGAAAATCCAAAGTTCCTTAAAGTCGGTGATGCAGCAATTGTAAAAATTAGACCTGTAAGACCAACTTGCATAGAAACTTTCCAAGAATTCCCTGAAATGGGTAGATTTGCACTACGAGATATGGGTGCAACTATTGCAGCAGGAATTGTTAAGGAAATTACTGAAGAGTACAAACCATAG
- a CDS encoding ATP-dependent DNA ligase — translation MEFAILADAFSKMESTTKRLELTQHLVELFEKTPQDVISRIVYLLQGKLRPDFEGVELGVAERLAIRAIAKSAGSDSAEKKIEEEYRKSGDLGHAASKILEQKEQTTFMMQDITVERVYENLLTIAKLEGSKTQDRKMKYISGLLNDANPNEAKFILKILLGTLRLGVAENTVMDALAIAFTGNKENRKALEHAYNVSSDLGKVAETIASKGLKGIEEFEINLFNPIRPMLADRVKSEEEAIEKLGNVFAAEYKLDGERVQLHIEGEKVILFSRSLENITSYYPDIVEKIPKTIQAQKVILEAEAVAINENTGEFLPFQELMHRRRKYQVEKAVSQYPITVNFFDVLYYDGKSCLELPYEERRNLLEKIVKEDDYAKHIPMSMVKSQEDIEEFLENSINSGCEGVMLKMLDKPYQAGSRGSYWLKLKREYRNELGDSLDLVVIGAFFGKGRRTGKYGTLLLASYDYDTDVFTSICKVGTGFTDEDLDQLYQILSNKVTIKKNPRIDSDMEADVWFEPELVIEVVASEITLSPIHKAARNEIRKDTGLALRFPKFTGKIRLEKDAEDASTNEEVLTLFKGQKKVAHDKNLM, via the coding sequence GTGGAGTTTGCCATTCTAGCTGATGCATTTAGTAAAATGGAGTCAACTACAAAAAGATTAGAGCTAACTCAACATTTAGTAGAGTTATTTGAAAAAACTCCACAAGACGTAATTTCAAGAATCGTTTATCTTTTACAAGGAAAACTTAGACCAGATTTTGAAGGAGTGGAATTAGGAGTAGCAGAAAGATTAGCAATAAGAGCAATTGCAAAATCGGCAGGCTCTGATAGTGCCGAGAAAAAAATAGAGGAAGAATATAGAAAGAGTGGGGATTTAGGACATGCTGCATCCAAAATTTTGGAGCAAAAAGAACAGACAACATTCATGATGCAAGACATTACAGTTGAACGAGTTTATGAGAACTTGCTTACAATTGCAAAGTTAGAAGGCTCAAAGACTCAAGATAGGAAGATGAAATACATCTCGGGGCTGCTAAATGATGCAAATCCAAATGAAGCTAAATTCATCTTAAAGATTTTACTTGGAACGTTAAGACTAGGCGTAGCAGAAAATACAGTAATGGATGCTCTTGCAATTGCATTTACAGGAAATAAAGAAAATAGAAAAGCGTTGGAGCATGCATATAATGTATCAAGTGATTTGGGTAAAGTTGCAGAAACAATTGCAAGTAAAGGACTCAAAGGTATAGAAGAATTTGAAATTAATTTGTTTAATCCTATACGACCAATGCTTGCAGATAGAGTGAAAAGCGAAGAAGAAGCAATTGAAAAACTAGGGAATGTTTTTGCCGCAGAATACAAACTTGATGGAGAAAGAGTTCAGTTACATATCGAAGGAGAGAAAGTAATATTATTTTCAAGAAGTTTAGAAAATATCACAAGTTATTATCCAGACATTGTAGAAAAAATTCCTAAAACAATTCAAGCACAAAAAGTAATTTTAGAGGCAGAAGCAGTAGCAATAAATGAAAACACTGGAGAATTTTTACCTTTCCAAGAACTTATGCATAGAAGAAGAAAATATCAAGTAGAAAAAGCAGTATCACAGTATCCAATTACTGTAAACTTTTTTGATGTGTTGTATTACGATGGAAAAAGTTGTCTAGAATTACCATACGAAGAAAGAAGAAATTTGTTAGAAAAAATTGTAAAAGAAGACGATTATGCAAAACACATACCAATGAGCATGGTAAAAAGTCAAGAAGACATAGAAGAATTTTTGGAAAACAGTATCAATTCAGGATGTGAAGGAGTGATGTTAAAGATGTTAGATAAACCATACCAAGCTGGGTCCAGAGGAAGTTACTGGCTAAAACTAAAAAGAGAATACAGAAATGAGCTCGGAGATAGTCTTGATCTAGTAGTAATAGGAGCATTTTTTGGGAAAGGTAGAAGAACAGGAAAGTATGGAACGTTACTTTTAGCTTCATATGATTATGATACTGATGTTTTTACAAGCATATGCAAAGTGGGTACAGGATTCACAGATGAAGACTTGGATCAACTTTACCAAATATTATCAAATAAAGTAACAATAAAGAAAAACCCAAGAATAGATAGTGATATGGAAGCTGATGTCTGGTTTGAACCAGAGTTAGTTATTGAAGTTGTAGCATCAGAAATTACTTTAAGCCCAATCCATAAAGCAGCAAGAAATGAAATCAGAAAAGATACAGGATTGGCGTTAAGATTTCCAAAATTTACTGGAAAAATAAGATTAGAGAAAGATGCCGAGGATGCATCGACTAATGAAGAGGTATTGACCTTATTCAAAGGACAGAAAAAAGTAGCTCACGATAAAAATTTGATGTGA
- a CDS encoding TIGR00725 family protein, translating to MTKKTQILVIGHNDDGCTPAHEKIAYEIGCEVAKSNCVLMTGGLGGVMKAAAKGSHDSNGLTVGIIPQDDPMHANEFCDIVIPSGMGLTRDFLTALSADGIIIVGGGSGTLSEICAAYMHKKPMVAIRNTGGAADKFIDGYVDHRKNVKIIGVDTAKDAVKKILELLHGN from the coding sequence TTGACAAAGAAAACCCAAATTTTGGTAATTGGTCATAATGATGATGGCTGTACCCCCGCACATGAAAAAATTGCCTATGAGATTGGTTGTGAAGTGGCAAAATCTAATTGTGTTTTAATGACTGGTGGATTAGGTGGTGTGATGAAAGCAGCAGCTAAGGGTTCTCATGACTCAAATGGTCTAACTGTTGGCATTATCCCTCAAGATGATCCAATGCATGCAAATGAATTTTGTGATATTGTGATTCCAAGTGGTATGGGGCTTACCAGAGATTTTCTAACTGCGTTGTCTGCTGATGGAATAATTATAGTTGGAGGAGGATCTGGAACCTTGTCTGAGATTTGTGCTGCATATATGCACAAAAAACCTATGGTTGCAATAAGAAATACAGGTGGCGCTGCAGATAAATTCATTGACGGATATGTTGATCATAGAAAAAATGTCAAGATTATTGGTGTTGACACTGCAAAAGATGCTGTAAAGAAAATTCTTGAATTACTGCATGGAAATTAA
- a CDS encoding Hsp20/alpha crystallin family protein translates to MAKSKKPAKTSAIATPSLTSNWVDINKSIDNLRQEMEKAFWSFPSISMSKMNHTSCDIIDEGNQFRVKMDTPGIQKNEIKLNVTENSIEVTGEHKEEEKKKNYLRKERHSMSYYQTIPLSEKIVPNKVKAKLTDGVLDIILPKSKPTPTPKKKTVNVQ, encoded by the coding sequence ATGGCAAAATCAAAAAAACCTGCTAAAACAAGTGCCATAGCAACTCCATCTTTAACATCAAATTGGGTTGACATTAACAAATCAATTGACAACCTAAGACAAGAAATGGAAAAAGCATTTTGGTCATTCCCCTCAATATCCATGTCAAAAATGAACCATACATCTTGTGATATTATTGATGAAGGAAATCAATTTAGAGTAAAGATGGACACACCTGGAATTCAAAAAAACGAGATAAAGCTCAATGTAACTGAAAATTCTATTGAGGTTACTGGAGAACATAAAGAAGAGGAAAAGAAAAAGAACTATCTAAGAAAAGAAAGACACAGTATGTCATACTATCAAACAATTCCTCTCTCAGAGAAGATAGTTCCAAACAAAGTAAAAGCAAAACTAACCGATGGCGTACTAGACATAATATTGCCAAAAAGCAAACCTACCCCCACACCAAAGAAAAAAACTGTAAACGTACAGTAA
- the endA gene encoding tRNA-intron lyase, whose translation MKTELVENRIIVWNIEDSRKLFSHGYYGKPIGIPKPKSEEINVPLILDLIEGLYLLENKKITIYKSNQKITTDYMIEMCKKEYHDFDKKYLVYKNFRDKGYVINPGIKFGCDFAVYEKGPGIDHAPFLIQVYNRSDPITSTGIVLAGRLATTVRKQFILAIPRGKDKVDFLALDWWKA comes from the coding sequence ATGAAGACAGAGCTTGTCGAAAATAGAATCATAGTATGGAACATTGAAGATTCTCGTAAATTATTTAGCCATGGATATTATGGCAAACCAATTGGAATACCAAAACCAAAATCAGAAGAGATTAACGTTCCATTAATTTTAGACTTAATTGAAGGGCTTTACCTACTAGAAAATAAAAAAATTACAATTTACAAATCAAATCAAAAGATCACGACAGATTACATGATAGAGATGTGTAAAAAAGAGTATCATGATTTTGACAAAAAATATTTAGTATACAAAAACTTTCGGGATAAAGGATATGTAATTAATCCAGGAATAAAGTTTGGATGTGATTTTGCGGTTTATGAGAAAGGTCCAGGTATTGATCATGCACCATTTTTAATTCAAGTATACAATAGAAGTGACCCAATCACATCTACCGGAATTGTTTTGGCAGGAAGATTAGCAACTACAGTAAGAAAGCAATTCATTTTGGCAATTCCAAGAGGAAAAGATAAAGTAGATTTTCTAGCTCTTGATTGGTGGAAGGCTTAG
- the fbp gene encoding fructose-1,6-bisphosphate aldolase/phosphatase: MKITVSVIKADVGGIGGHTRPSDALIEAVRKTVKNSGDLLIDHYIGYCGDDVHIVMSHKHGMDNDKIHKLAWDAFMAGTQVAKQEGLYGAGQDLLKDSFSGNVKGMGPGVAEMEFEERPNEAFTVFAADKTEPGAFNYPIYRMFVDSLSNTGLIVNKSLASGVIINVMDVEEGKIAKLSLWEDKPTIEAALMYPGRYVVSTVTTKQGEPILAASTDRLHNIAGTYVGKDDPILLIRTQKNFPATEEVGSVFNNPHYVAGNTRGSHNMPLMPVKLNSAASINFCIPIVEALVFSMHDGKFTGPFDGFSTPDWDYVREIATKKALAMRSQGFIHPATLVPSELEYAEGYRARMDILETKMVPIDDTISKSEKKENYEDPD; encoded by the coding sequence ATGAAAATTACAGTTTCAGTTATCAAAGCTGATGTAGGAGGAATCGGCGGACACACTAGACCAAGTGATGCACTAATAGAAGCAGTTAGAAAAACTGTCAAAAATTCTGGAGATTTACTAATTGACCATTATATCGGATATTGTGGAGACGATGTCCACATTGTCATGTCACATAAACATGGAATGGATAATGATAAAATTCACAAACTTGCATGGGATGCATTTATGGCAGGTACTCAAGTTGCAAAGCAAGAGGGACTTTACGGAGCAGGACAAGATCTTCTAAAGGATTCATTTTCAGGAAATGTAAAAGGAATGGGTCCAGGTGTTGCAGAAATGGAATTTGAAGAAAGACCAAATGAAGCATTTACAGTTTTTGCTGCAGATAAAACAGAGCCAGGCGCATTTAATTATCCAATTTACAGAATGTTTGTAGATAGTTTAAGCAACACAGGATTGATCGTAAATAAGTCACTTGCAAGTGGAGTGATAATTAATGTAATGGATGTTGAAGAAGGCAAGATTGCAAAATTATCTTTGTGGGAAGACAAACCAACTATCGAAGCAGCGTTGATGTATCCAGGAAGATATGTTGTTTCAACAGTAACTACAAAGCAAGGAGAGCCGATACTTGCAGCATCAACTGACAGATTACATAACATTGCAGGAACTTATGTAGGAAAAGATGATCCAATATTACTAATTAGAACACAAAAGAATTTTCCAGCAACTGAAGAAGTAGGAAGTGTATTTAACAATCCACATTATGTTGCAGGTAATACAAGAGGAAGTCACAACATGCCATTGATGCCAGTAAAACTAAATTCTGCAGCATCGATCAATTTTTGCATTCCAATTGTAGAGGCACTAGTCTTTAGCATGCATGATGGAAAGTTTACTGGTCCATTTGATGGATTTTCAACTCCTGACTGGGATTATGTCAGAGAGATCGCAACAAAAAAAGCACTTGCAATGAGAAGCCAAGGATTCATTCATCCAGCAACACTTGTTCCATCAGAATTAGAATATGCTGAAGGATATAGAGCAAGAATGGACATACTAGAAACCAAGATGGTTCCAATTGATGACACAATATCAAAGTCCGAAAAGAAAGAAAATTACGAAGACCCAGATTAA
- a CDS encoding DUF7521 family protein, which produces MSGEIHYVTIAIHLIVGFVLVFFATKAFKKTKYPPMALLALGFSLIVVGDTIIGDIVEFLEQGVFGEILEEGVEIAGFIILILAVKRS; this is translated from the coding sequence ATGTCTGGAGAAATTCATTATGTAACGATTGCAATTCATCTGATTGTAGGATTTGTATTAGTATTTTTTGCTACAAAAGCATTCAAGAAAACAAAATATCCTCCAATGGCATTACTTGCTCTTGGATTTTCTTTAATTGTTGTAGGCGATACAATAATTGGAGACATAGTAGAATTTTTAGAACAAGGTGTTTTTGGCGAAATCCTAGAAGAAGGAGTTGAGATTGCAGGTTTTATTATTTTGATATTGGCGGTGAAAAGAAGCTGA
- the rpsJ gene encoding 30S ribosomal protein S10: MTQTARVKLTSISLPKLDGVCNEIMGIGKKTGVKVKGPTPLPVKKLHVATRKSPCGSGTETYEKWEMKMHRRIININADDKAIRQLMRLKIPDDVYIELSLT, translated from the coding sequence ATGACTCAAACTGCTCGTGTCAAATTAACAAGCATAAGTCTTCCTAAACTTGACGGTGTTTGTAATGAGATCATGGGCATTGGTAAAAAGACCGGTGTTAAAGTTAAAGGTCCAACTCCACTTCCTGTTAAAAAACTACATGTTGCAACAAGAAAATCTCCATGTGGCAGCGGAACTGAGACATATGAAAAATGGGAGATGAAAATGCATCGAAGAATAATTAACATTAATGCTGATGATAAAGCAATACGACAATTAATGAGACTAAAAATTCCTGATGATGTTTACATTGAATTATCTCTAACTTAA